The following are from one region of the Stanieria cyanosphaera PCC 7437 genome:
- a CDS encoding manganese catalase family protein — protein sequence MFFHKKELIEKAVNISDPNPRFAQLLLEQFGGATGELTAALQYWVQSFHTEDPGIRDMLQDIATEEFSHLEMIGKLIEVHTKNVDQTEAFTSTLFAVRGMGPHFLDSQGSAWTANYINEGGDVVRDLRANIAAEAGARQTYEALIKLAPDQGTKETLVHLLTREISHTNMFMKALDSMGKLTDPFFGNIKPDNTVDIYYNLSSNGQDHRGPWNSDKDFRYIADPLKEMENKQ from the coding sequence ATGTTTTTTCATAAAAAAGAACTAATTGAAAAGGCAGTAAATATTAGTGACCCAAATCCTCGTTTTGCTCAATTATTATTAGAACAATTTGGTGGCGCAACAGGAGAATTAACAGCAGCTTTACAGTATTGGGTACAATCTTTTCATACCGAAGACCCAGGTATTCGTGATATGTTGCAAGACATTGCTACTGAAGAGTTTAGCCATTTAGAAATGATTGGCAAATTAATCGAAGTTCATACCAAAAATGTCGATCAAACTGAAGCTTTCACTAGCACTTTATTTGCAGTTAGAGGAATGGGTCCTCATTTCTTAGACTCTCAAGGAAGCGCTTGGACGGCCAACTATATTAATGAAGGTGGCGATGTTGTTCGCGATTTAAGAGCTAATATTGCAGCCGAAGCTGGCGCGCGTCAAACCTATGAAGCGTTGATCAAATTAGCACCAGACCAAGGCACAAAAGAAACTTTAGTTCACTTACTGACTCGCGAGATTTCCCATACCAATATGTTTATGAAAGCTCTTGACTCAATGGGTAAACTAACCGACCCCTTCTTTGGCAATATTAAGCCTGATAATACAGTAGATATTTACTATAACTTATCTTCTAACGGACAAGATCATCGAGGACCTTGGAATTCAGACAAAGACTTTAGATATATTGCTGACCCCCTAAAAGAGATGGAAAACAAGCAATAA
- a CDS encoding nuclear transport factor 2 family protein, producing the protein MNNLEIIKSLYRAFDQGDLDTILDLIAPNMEWFESEGIPYGGKFIGKDAVVTGVFQKIGAEWDNFRADVEEFIDAGEKIIALGYDSGIYKATGKSMTAPNSFNMDTRKWQGNQICSVH; encoded by the coding sequence ATGAATAATCTAGAAATTATCAAAAGTTTGTATCGTGCTTTTGATCAAGGCGATTTAGATACTATTCTTGATTTAATTGCACCTAATATGGAGTGGTTTGAGTCAGAAGGAATTCCATATGGAGGAAAATTTATTGGAAAAGATGCAGTTGTAACAGGAGTTTTTCAAAAAATTGGTGCAGAATGGGATAATTTTCGTGCTGATGTCGAAGAATTTATTGACGCTGGCGAAAAAATAATTGCTCTAGGTTATGACAGTGGTATTTATAAGGCTACTGGTAAAAGTATGACTGCACCTAACAGTTTCAATATGGACACTCGAAAATGGCAAGGTAATCAAATTTGTTCAGTACATTGA
- the pyk gene encoding pyruvate kinase yields MRAHKYTRRTKIVATVGPATLKPDVLRQLIQAGATTLRLNFSHGTQQDHQKAIRLIRQTAFELNQPVGILQDLQGPKIRLGKFSCGSISLQQGDSFVLTSRLVECNQEISYVSYNRLAEEVPEGATILLDDGKVEMQVEKVNYQSESLHCRVVVGGILSSNKGVNFPGVYLSIKALTDKDRADLMFGLDQGVDWVALSFVRNPQDILEIKDLIASAGKSVPVVAKIEKHEAIEQMDAILSLCDGVMVARGDLGVELPAEDVPILQKRLIATANKLGIPIITATQMLDSMVNNPRPTRAEVSDVANAILDGTDAVMLSNETAVGSYPVEAVKTMATIAQRIELEQNRVSSDSNHKASIPHAISAAVGQIAEQLDAAAIMTLTKTGATARNVSKFRPKTPILAITPSVHVSRRLQMVWGVKPLLVLDLPSTNQTFQAAINVAQEKTWLAAGDLVVMTAGTLQGVAGSTDLIKVELVKAILGQGAGIGQRAVSGRARVVSNPHAINDFNPGEIIVAPQTHAGFVEIIRQAAGIITEDESLTCHAATLGLRLDIPVIVGFKNASQIIREGAIITLDAKRGIVYSGTTME; encoded by the coding sequence ATGCGAGCGCATAAATATACCCGTCGGACAAAAATCGTTGCTACCGTAGGTCCTGCTACTCTTAAACCAGATGTATTACGTCAGTTGATTCAAGCAGGAGCTACCACTTTAAGATTAAATTTTTCTCATGGTACTCAACAAGACCATCAGAAAGCTATTCGTCTAATTCGTCAGACAGCGTTTGAACTTAATCAACCAGTAGGCATTTTACAAGATTTACAAGGACCAAAAATTCGTCTGGGCAAGTTTAGCTGTGGTAGTATTTCACTCCAACAAGGTGACTCTTTTGTACTTACTAGCCGTCTAGTAGAATGTAATCAAGAAATTAGTTACGTCAGTTACAATCGTCTTGCCGAAGAAGTTCCTGAAGGTGCAACTATTCTGCTCGATGATGGTAAAGTCGAGATGCAGGTAGAAAAGGTCAACTATCAAAGTGAAAGCCTTCATTGTCGTGTAGTTGTCGGCGGTATTTTATCAAGTAATAAAGGAGTAAATTTTCCTGGAGTATATTTATCTATCAAAGCCTTAACCGATAAAGACCGAGCAGATTTAATGTTTGGTTTGGATCAAGGTGTAGATTGGGTAGCTTTAAGTTTTGTTCGCAATCCCCAAGATATTCTTGAAATTAAAGATTTAATTGCTAGTGCAGGTAAATCCGTTCCTGTAGTCGCCAAAATTGAAAAGCACGAAGCGATTGAACAAATGGACGCAATTTTGTCTCTTTGTGATGGTGTCATGGTAGCTAGAGGTGATTTAGGGGTAGAGTTACCTGCCGAAGATGTCCCCATTCTACAAAAAAGATTGATTGCCACAGCTAATAAACTGGGTATTCCCATTATCACCGCTACCCAGATGCTAGACAGTATGGTTAACAATCCTCGTCCAACTCGTGCGGAAGTATCCGACGTTGCCAACGCTATCTTGGATGGTACCGATGCGGTTATGCTTTCTAATGAAACTGCCGTAGGTAGTTATCCTGTTGAAGCAGTTAAAACTATGGCAACAATCGCCCAACGGATTGAATTAGAACAGAATCGAGTTTCTTCTGATTCCAACCATAAAGCTTCAATTCCCCATGCTATTTCTGCTGCGGTTGGTCAAATTGCCGAACAATTAGATGCAGCAGCGATTATGACCTTGACGAAAACAGGTGCAACTGCTCGTAATGTTTCCAAATTCCGCCCTAAGACTCCAATTTTAGCGATTACTCCTAGTGTTCATGTTTCTAGAAGACTACAAATGGTCTGGGGAGTCAAACCTCTACTTGTTTTGGATCTTCCTTCTACTAATCAAACTTTTCAAGCAGCAATTAACGTTGCTCAAGAAAAAACCTGGTTAGCTGCTGGAGATTTGGTAGTAATGACTGCAGGTACTTTACAGGGAGTAGCTGGTTCGACAGATTTAATTAAAGTAGAATTGGTTAAAGCTATTTTAGGTCAAGGTGCAGGGATTGGACAACGCGCAGTTAGTGGAAGAGCTAGAGTCGTCTCTAATCCCCATGCAATTAATGATTTTAATCCAGGAGAAATTATAGTAGCTCCTCAAACTCATGCAGGATTTGTCGAAATTATTCGTCAAGCTGCTGGAATTATCACTGAAGATGAAAGTTTAACCTGTCATGCTGCTACTCTTGGTTTGCGGTTGGATATTCCTGTGATTGTCGGGTTTAAAAATGCTAGTCAAATTATTCGCGAAGGAGCAATTATTACTCTGGATGCGAAACGAGGGATTGTTTATTCAGGAACAACAATGGAGTAA
- a CDS encoding PLD nuclease N-terminal domain-containing protein, which translates to MLKKKSTSVITLSLLVAIAVTPQSVEASFLTSDNQLNSEQIAQADNSSENNASNHETKSKFPWWLLILVAIVPFVGWFFFGRNTQVNQESVMTENLAGSFDSTSTNNNNYEEFVPEVETQNNFNSPIPTNASFEDNTIIATSVEPVSNFTNELQKNNSFTQEINQTNIVNEVEPLPVRETDLTFTINQEPINLFEQVNQNSQSFTSDVENNLIDEVEPLPARETDLTPIIEPIIDKNELVNESNIIEANNELVEDQIGGITEWLEQLDLTFPLSDPQDNNPDLFENIAEQDDNLDLLIELDEAENEQDLESFEQLLFGDVDTNKESNNKV; encoded by the coding sequence ATGCTAAAGAAAAAAAGTACTTCTGTAATAACACTGTCTTTATTGGTGGCGATCGCAGTAACTCCTCAGTCTGTCGAAGCATCATTTTTGACATCTGATAACCAATTAAATTCCGAACAGATTGCTCAAGCAGATAATTCTTCTGAGAACAATGCTTCTAATCATGAAACTAAATCTAAATTTCCCTGGTGGTTATTAATCTTAGTTGCAATTGTTCCTTTTGTAGGTTGGTTTTTCTTTGGTCGTAACACTCAAGTGAACCAAGAATCAGTAATGACAGAAAATTTAGCTGGTTCTTTTGATTCAACTTCAACTAATAACAACAATTATGAAGAGTTTGTCCCTGAAGTTGAAACACAGAATAATTTTAATTCTCCAATTCCAACGAATGCGAGTTTTGAAGATAACACTATCATAGCAACAAGTGTTGAGCCAGTTTCTAATTTTACTAATGAATTACAAAAAAATAATAGTTTTACTCAAGAAATAAATCAAACAAATATAGTAAATGAAGTTGAGCCATTACCTGTCAGGGAAACTGATTTAACTTTTACCATTAATCAAGAACCTATTAATTTATTTGAACAAGTTAATCAAAATTCTCAATCTTTTACTTCTGATGTAGAAAATAATTTGATTGATGAAGTTGAGCCATTGCCCGCCAGAGAAACTGATTTAACTCCTATAATCGAACCAATAATTGATAAAAATGAGCTTGTTAATGAAAGTAATATTATTGAAGCAAATAATGAGTTGGTCGAAGATCAAATAGGAGGAATTACTGAATGGTTAGAACAATTAGATTTGACATTTCCTTTATCAGATCCTCAAGATAATAATCCTGATTTATTTGAAAATATTGCCGAACAAGACGACAATTTAGACTTGTTAATCGAACTTGATGAAGCAGAAAATGAGCAAGATTTAGAATCTTTTGAACAACTTCTTTTTGGCGATGTAGACACTAATAAAGAATCTAACAATAAAGTTTAA
- the petA gene encoding cytochrome f, with protein sequence MRTPAQLAMVKTGKQLIAKTLLLVIATVAVFLTSDLLLPQSAAAYPFWAQQTAPETPREATGRIVCANCHLAEKPAEVEIPQSVLPDSVFEAVVKIPYDLNSQQVLGDGSKGGLNVGAVLMLPEGFKIAPPERIPEEMKEKVGSLYFQQYKEGQDNVVIVGPLPGEQYQEVVFPVLSPNPAENKNIHFGKYQVHLGANRGRGQVYPTGELSNNNAFKASATGTITAISEQEAGGYEISINTGDDTIVDKIPSGPELIVSEGQQIAAGDALTTNPNVGGFGQKDTEVVLQSPARIGGLIVFLGAIMICQILLVIKKKQVERVQAAEMNF encoded by the coding sequence ATGAGAACACCTGCACAATTAGCAATGGTGAAGACAGGTAAACAATTAATTGCCAAAACATTATTATTGGTTATTGCTACTGTTGCTGTTTTCCTAACCAGTGACTTATTATTACCCCAATCTGCTGCTGCTTATCCTTTTTGGGCGCAACAAACTGCCCCTGAAACTCCTAGAGAAGCAACTGGGCGCATTGTTTGTGCTAACTGCCACTTAGCTGAAAAACCTGCGGAAGTAGAAATTCCTCAATCCGTATTACCAGATTCAGTATTTGAAGCAGTAGTAAAAATTCCTTATGACTTAAATAGTCAACAGGTTTTAGGAGATGGTTCTAAAGGTGGTTTGAATGTTGGTGCAGTTTTAATGTTACCTGAAGGTTTTAAAATTGCTCCTCCTGAAAGAATCCCTGAAGAAATGAAAGAAAAAGTTGGTAGTCTTTACTTCCAACAATATAAAGAAGGTCAAGATAACGTAGTAATTGTTGGACCTTTACCAGGCGAACAATATCAAGAAGTTGTTTTTCCTGTACTTTCTCCTAACCCTGCTGAAAATAAAAATATTCACTTCGGTAAATATCAAGTTCATTTAGGCGCAAATCGTGGACGAGGACAAGTTTATCCTACTGGTGAACTAAGCAATAATAACGCTTTCAAAGCTTCTGCTACTGGAACAATCACCGCTATTAGCGAACAAGAAGCAGGTGGTTATGAAATTAGTATTAATACTGGCGACGATACTATTGTTGACAAAATTCCTTCGGGACCAGAATTAATTGTTTCAGAAGGACAACAAATCGCTGCCGGAGATGCACTGACCACTAATCCTAATGTAGGTGGTTTTGGACAAAAAGATACAGAAGTTGTACTTCAAAGTCCAGCAAGAATCGGTGGTTTAATTGTTTTCCTCGGTGCAATTATGATTTGTCAAATTCTTTTAGTAATTAAGAAGAAACAAGTCGAAAGAGTTCAAGCTGCGGAAATGAATTTTTAG
- the petC gene encoding cytochrome b6-f complex iron-sulfur subunit, with amino-acid sequence MAQLSGSSDVPDMGRRQFMNLLTFGSITGVALGALYPVVKYFIPPSSGGAGGGLTAKDALGNDIIVSQYLAEHNPGDRSLAQGLKGDPTYIVVEGEDTIANYGINAVCTHLGCVVPWNANENKFKCPCHGSQYDATGKVVRGPAPLSLALVHADVTEDDKVVFTPWTETDFRTNEDPWWA; translated from the coding sequence ATGGCTCAACTTTCCGGCTCTTCTGATGTCCCTGATATGGGGCGTAGACAATTTATGAACTTGCTCACTTTTGGCTCAATCACAGGAGTAGCCTTGGGAGCATTATATCCAGTAGTAAAATACTTTATTCCTCCTTCTAGTGGTGGTGCTGGCGGTGGTCTTACAGCTAAAGACGCACTAGGCAATGATATTATTGTTAGCCAATATTTAGCAGAACATAATCCAGGCGATCGCTCTTTAGCTCAAGGATTAAAAGGCGATCCTACCTATATTGTGGTCGAAGGCGAAGATACAATTGCCAACTACGGAATTAATGCTGTTTGTACTCACCTAGGTTGCGTTGTGCCTTGGAATGCTAACGAAAACAAATTTAAATGTCCTTGTCACGGTTCTCAGTACGATGCTACAGGAAAAGTTGTCCGTGGCCCTGCACCTCTATCTTTAGCATTAGTTCATGCTGATGTGACAGAAGATGACAAAGTGGTATTTACTCCTTGGACAGAAACAGATTTCCGTACTAACGAAGACCCCTGGTGGGCTTAA
- a CDS encoding DUF3067 family protein, whose amino-acid sequence MTGEELQQILLEKWGCSYDIQLRQVKGRIFVQVMWKYLEQASFPLSEQAYLEHLEAVASYLNAWGGVEQVKTFINHTRDRPRLGKAVSIPLDLGERASEWILGDL is encoded by the coding sequence ATGACAGGCGAGGAATTACAACAAATTTTATTGGAGAAATGGGGCTGCTCTTATGATATTCAGTTAAGACAGGTTAAGGGAAGAATTTTTGTCCAAGTGATGTGGAAATATTTGGAACAAGCTTCTTTTCCTCTTTCTGAGCAAGCCTATCTCGAACATCTCGAAGCGGTGGCTAGTTATCTCAATGCTTGGGGTGGTGTAGAGCAAGTTAAAACTTTTATTAATCATACTCGCGATCGCCCTCGTTTAGGTAAAGCAGTTAGTATTCCCTTAGATTTGGGAGAACGAGCTTCTGAGTGGATTTTAGGTGATTTATAA
- a CDS encoding fatty acyl-AMP ligase produces MSGIENKLKAATLIDILQYRSVEQPTQTVYTFLIDGEREAVSLTYRELEQQAKKIATYLQSNTSTQARVLLLYPPGLEYISAFFGCLMAGAIAIPAYPPRPNRSLARLQSIIQDAQATIALTTHSILTNLERKLPHAPELKNLRWLATDNLPHNLVYDGQLPDNSPDALALLQYTSGSTAEPKGVKISHRNLLHNLEAIYHCFQHNQHSRGVIWLPPYHDMGLIGGILQPLYGGFPVTLMSPLMFLQNPLRWLQAISSTTATTSGGPNFAYDLCVRKFKPDQSINLELSSWDLAFNGAEPINYETMEKFAATFAPYGFRASAFYPCYGMAEATLIVSGGSKKNGVITKTVQAHALEQNQVITAKVAQENARVLVGCGQSLPDQEIIIVNPETLIRCQSTEVGEIWLRGTSVASGYWNQPEMTENTFNAYLAGTQIGPFLRTGDLGFIEDGELFVTGRLKDIIIINGRNHYPQDIEQTVEASNPIILPRGTASFSVEIAGEEKLIVLAEIDRRYWELNRTSKLNNDEVQKSLNEVKELIQIIRREVYKNHDLQPYKILLLKPNSLPKTSSGKIQRHACRASFLTDTLEVLSI; encoded by the coding sequence ATGAGTGGGATAGAAAATAAACTGAAAGCAGCAACTTTAATCGATATTTTGCAATATCGGTCTGTAGAACAACCAACCCAAACTGTCTATACTTTTTTAATTGATGGGGAAAGGGAAGCAGTTAGTCTGACGTATCGAGAATTAGAACAACAAGCTAAAAAGATCGCAACCTATTTACAATCGAATACTTCTACCCAAGCAAGAGTTTTACTACTTTATCCGCCAGGCTTAGAATATATTTCAGCATTTTTTGGTTGTTTGATGGCAGGCGCGATCGCAATTCCTGCTTATCCGCCTCGACCGAATCGTTCTCTAGCTCGTCTTCAAAGTATTATTCAAGATGCTCAAGCCACGATCGCTTTAACCACTCATTCGATTTTAACTAATTTAGAGCGTAAACTTCCTCATGCTCCTGAATTAAAAAATTTACGTTGGTTAGCAACTGATAATTTACCTCACAATTTGGTTTACGACGGGCAACTACCTGACAATTCGCCAGATGCGCTTGCTCTACTTCAATATACTTCTGGTTCAACTGCCGAACCCAAAGGAGTCAAAATTTCCCATCGCAATTTATTACACAATCTTGAAGCTATTTATCACTGTTTTCAGCACAATCAACATAGTAGAGGAGTAATTTGGTTACCGCCTTATCACGACATGGGCTTAATTGGCGGAATCTTACAGCCTCTTTACGGTGGTTTTCCTGTAACACTGATGTCTCCTTTGATGTTTTTGCAAAATCCTCTACGTTGGTTACAAGCCATTTCTTCAACCACAGCGACTACTAGTGGTGGCCCAAATTTTGCTTACGATTTATGCGTGCGTAAGTTTAAACCCGATCAAAGTATTAATTTGGAGCTAAGTAGTTGGGATTTAGCCTTTAATGGTGCTGAACCAATTAATTACGAAACGATGGAGAAATTTGCTGCTACGTTTGCTCCTTACGGGTTTCGTGCTTCAGCTTTTTATCCTTGTTATGGAATGGCTGAAGCAACCTTAATCGTGTCTGGAGGCAGTAAAAAGAATGGTGTCATTACTAAAACAGTACAAGCCCATGCATTGGAACAAAATCAGGTAATTACTGCTAAAGTTGCCCAAGAAAATGCTCGTGTTTTAGTAGGTTGTGGTCAAAGTTTACCAGATCAAGAAATTATTATTGTTAACCCAGAAACTTTAATTCGATGTCAATCTACAGAAGTAGGAGAAATTTGGTTAAGAGGAACAAGCGTTGCTTCGGGATATTGGAATCAACCTGAAATGACTGAAAATACTTTTAATGCTTATTTGGCAGGTACTCAAATAGGGCCTTTTTTAAGAACAGGAGATCTTGGTTTTATTGAAGACGGCGAATTATTTGTCACTGGTCGTCTGAAAGATATCATTATTATTAATGGTCGCAATCACTATCCTCAAGACATTGAACAAACCGTAGAAGCAAGCAATCCAATTATTCTACCAAGAGGAACTGCTAGTTTTTCTGTTGAGATCGCAGGGGAAGAAAAATTGATTGTTTTAGCAGAAATAGATCGTCGTTATTGGGAGCTTAATCGTACTTCTAAACTGAATAATGACGAAGTACAAAAAAGTCTTAATGAAGTAAAAGAATTAATTCAAATTATTCGTCGCGAAGTTTATAAAAATCACGATTTACAACCATACAAAATTTTATTACTAAAACCTAATAGTTTGCCGAAAACATCTAGCGGAAAAATTCAACGTCATGCTTGTCGGGCTAGTTTTTTAACTGATACTTTAGAGGTTTTATCTATATAA
- a CDS encoding SPL family radical SAM protein: MSQQKKLVKQKFVVQEKLAQADIYKVNAQSILNKATGFIDAYDFTLNPYRGCQYGCSYCYAAAFSPDVNLRQNWGDWVIIKENAQLLLNKELNRWHKKNRDRPATIYMSSVTDPYQPIEAKQKLTRALLTVMLQYQPTLVIQTRSPMIVRDLDLLKQFERLRINLSIPTGSELVKQDFEPRSPSIKARLQTISKLRYSIPCNELHDIRFSVTITPLLPILPQDELEFISKLTVVDRIVIQSFHSSKQKSLVASTRPEAISLKEKYNWWYDNEQESYQRFKQKLTEQLIALAANIEIKEGKEGFGYD, from the coding sequence ATGTCTCAACAAAAGAAACTAGTAAAACAGAAATTTGTTGTTCAAGAAAAATTAGCTCAAGCAGATATTTATAAAGTAAATGCTCAATCTATTCTCAATAAAGCTACTGGTTTTATTGATGCTTATGATTTTACTTTAAATCCTTATCGTGGCTGTCAATATGGATGCAGTTATTGTTATGCTGCTGCATTTAGTCCTGATGTCAATTTACGTCAAAATTGGGGTGATTGGGTAATTATTAAAGAGAATGCTCAATTACTTTTAAACAAAGAATTAAATCGATGGCATAAAAAAAATCGCGATCGCCCTGCTACGATTTATATGAGTAGTGTTACCGATCCTTATCAACCCATTGAAGCGAAACAAAAGTTAACGCGAGCATTGTTAACAGTAATGCTTCAATATCAACCAACCTTAGTAATTCAAACTCGCAGTCCTATGATTGTCAGAGATCTTGATTTACTAAAACAATTTGAACGACTGAGAATTAATCTTAGTATTCCTACTGGTAGTGAATTAGTCAAACAAGATTTTGAACCGCGATCTCCTAGTATAAAAGCTCGTTTACAAACTATTAGTAAACTTAGATATAGTATTCCTTGTAATGAATTACATGATATTAGATTTTCAGTAACTATTACTCCTCTACTTCCTATTTTGCCTCAAGACGAATTAGAATTTATCAGTAAATTAACGGTAGTAGATCGAATCGTTATTCAATCTTTTCATTCTAGTAAGCAAAAATCTTTAGTCGCCTCTACTCGCCCGGAAGCCATTTCTTTAAAAGAAAAATATAATTGGTGGTATGACAATGAGCAAGAAAGCTATCAACGATTTAAACAGAAATTAACTGAACAGTTAATAGCTTTAGCAGCAAATATAGAAATTAAAGAAGGCAAAGAAGGTTTTGGCTATGATTAA